From a region of the Candidatus Pantoea bituminis genome:
- a CDS encoding DHA2 family efflux MFS transporter permease subunit, with product MSPTQSWKPASNPWLVAITVTLAVFMEILDTTIVNVALPHIAGSLSSSYDESTWVLTSYLVANGIVLPISAFFSRLFGRKQFFLICIVMFTICSFLCGIATELWQIILFRVLQGFFGGGLQPVQQSVLLDYFKPEDRGKAFGLSSIAIIVAPVIGPTLGGWITDNYSWRWVFFINIPVGILTVMAIYQLLEDPPWERKWAKGRLKIDYIGISLITLGLGCLQVMLDRGEDEDWFSSNFIVLFAILAVIGIVGAVYWLMYARKPVVDILVMKDRNFWVAGLLMAGMAMILYGSSVVLPQLAQQDLGYTATWSGLVLSPGAVLIVMTIPLVLKLMPIVQTRYIIAFGFSCLAVAFFYSATLTPNVDFTTLVLMRSAQSIGLGFLFVPLTTIAFVTIPQRLNADASALFTMFRNVAGSIGISLSTAAITEREQVRSAHMVHNMTPLNEPFNLTVQHWAQAIRDFTSAVGDPITLATGQLYQEMIAQSRILAYIDVFSGLSIVALILIPFCWLLSPIKSEGSAGAH from the coding sequence ATGAGCCCAACGCAGAGCTGGAAACCCGCCAGTAATCCGTGGCTAGTTGCCATCACGGTTACGCTGGCGGTGTTTATGGAGATCCTTGACACCACGATCGTCAACGTAGCGTTGCCGCACATCGCGGGTTCGCTCTCTTCCAGCTACGATGAGTCAACCTGGGTGTTGACCTCGTATCTGGTGGCAAACGGCATTGTGCTGCCCATCTCTGCCTTTTTCAGTCGCCTGTTTGGCCGCAAGCAGTTCTTCTTGATCTGCATTGTGATGTTCACCATCTGCTCATTCCTGTGCGGTATCGCCACCGAACTGTGGCAAATCATTCTGTTCCGCGTATTACAGGGGTTTTTCGGCGGAGGCTTGCAGCCGGTGCAGCAATCGGTGCTACTTGACTACTTCAAGCCGGAAGATCGCGGCAAAGCCTTTGGTCTCTCCTCTATCGCCATCATTGTTGCGCCAGTGATCGGGCCAACGCTTGGTGGCTGGATTACGGATAACTACAGCTGGCGCTGGGTATTTTTCATCAATATTCCGGTAGGAATTTTAACCGTAATGGCGATCTATCAACTGCTGGAAGATCCGCCGTGGGAACGCAAGTGGGCTAAAGGTCGCCTGAAGATCGACTACATTGGCATATCACTGATTACCCTCGGGCTTGGCTGTTTACAGGTGATGCTGGATCGCGGTGAAGATGAAGACTGGTTTTCTTCAAACTTCATTGTGTTGTTTGCCATTTTGGCGGTTATCGGCATTGTTGGCGCGGTTTACTGGCTGATGTATGCGCGTAAACCGGTGGTCGACATCCTGGTGATGAAGGATCGTAACTTTTGGGTGGCGGGTTTATTGATGGCGGGTATGGCGATGATCCTGTACGGCAGTTCGGTAGTATTACCGCAGCTGGCACAGCAGGATTTGGGTTATACCGCAACCTGGTCTGGCTTGGTGTTATCGCCGGGCGCCGTGTTGATCGTGATGACCATTCCGCTGGTGCTTAAGCTGATGCCGATCGTGCAGACGCGCTATATCATCGCCTTTGGTTTTAGCTGTCTTGCCGTGGCGTTTTTCTATTCGGCAACCTTAACGCCGAATGTCGATTTTACCACGCTGGTGTTGATGCGTAGTGCTCAGTCAATTGGCCTGGGTTTCTTGTTTGTTCCTTTGACCACCATCGCTTTTGTCACCATTCCGCAACGACTGAATGCCGATGCCTCCGCGCTGTTTACCATGTTTCGCAATGTGGCAGGATCGATTGGGATCTCACTTTCTACCGCGGCTATCACCGAGCGTGAACAGGTGCGGTCGGCGCACATGGTGCACAACATGACACCGCTCAATGAGCCGTTCAATCTTACCGTGCAGCATTGGGCGCAGGCGATCCGTGACTTTACGTCGGCTGTTGGCGATCCGATCACCTTAGCCACCGGGCAGCTTTATCAAGAGATGATTGCCCAGTCGCGCATCCTCGCTTATATCGACGTCTTTTCAGGTTTGAGCATCGTCGCCCTGATATTGATTCCATTTTGTTGGCTGCTGTCGCCGATTAAAAGCGAAGGCAGTGCAGGAGCACACTGA
- a CDS encoding MFS transporter — MSATREIGFHPEHMIGMGIAAIQAFTGVKIRIYYAPVLLKAADMSDSVFLFNTLTTALFLF, encoded by the coding sequence CTGTCGGCCACACGCGAGATCGGGTTTCATCCCGAACACATGATTGGCATGGGCATCGCGGCCATTCAGGCGTTTACCGGCGTTAAAATCCGAATTTATTACGCGCCAGTGTTGTTAAAAGCGGCGGATATGAGCGATAGCGTATTCTTATTTAACACCCTTACCACGGCGCTATTTCTGTTTTAA
- a CDS encoding HlyD family secretion protein has product MGTMSEKDQREPRQEDADNAADKNSQSQENQNNDEPERKRPGKKPLIILAIIVVVMLIVGFYFWFSTRNEETTDDAFTEGDAVTIAPKASGYVVKLLVKDNQRVKKGDLLVEIDPSDTSAQRDQAKAQLGLAQAQLHQAQAQLALSRVQYPAQRDQALADQAKAQANMMNAQADYRRQRGVDPRATSQRNIDTANAQLRSAQAQLQSAKAQVEVASQVALQIRQQETNVEARQQQVEQAKAQLNTAELNLSYTQVRAPYDGFVTKRNVQVGTLVQAGSSLFSLVSADIWITANFKESQLERMNPGDKVAITVDAWPDMKLEGHVDSIQMGSGSRFSTFPSENATGNYVKIVQRVPVKIVIDHGLDPNHPLPLGLSVEPKVTVE; this is encoded by the coding sequence ATGGGAACTATGAGCGAGAAAGATCAACGCGAGCCACGCCAGGAAGACGCTGATAACGCGGCGGATAAAAACAGTCAGTCACAAGAAAACCAGAATAACGATGAACCCGAACGTAAACGCCCCGGTAAAAAACCGCTGATTATTTTAGCGATTATCGTTGTGGTGATGCTGATCGTCGGCTTCTATTTCTGGTTTAGTACTCGCAATGAAGAGACCACTGACGATGCCTTTACCGAAGGTGATGCGGTCACTATTGCGCCCAAAGCCTCAGGTTATGTCGTCAAACTGTTGGTAAAAGATAACCAGCGGGTGAAAAAGGGTGATTTGCTGGTTGAGATTGATCCCAGTGATACCAGTGCGCAGCGCGATCAGGCTAAAGCCCAGCTTGGCTTAGCGCAGGCACAATTACATCAGGCGCAGGCGCAACTGGCGCTGTCTCGCGTTCAATATCCGGCGCAGCGCGATCAGGCGTTAGCCGATCAAGCCAAAGCGCAGGCAAATATGATGAATGCCCAAGCCGATTATCGTCGTCAGCGCGGTGTTGATCCGCGTGCGACCAGCCAACGCAATATTGATACAGCGAATGCGCAACTGCGTTCCGCACAGGCACAACTGCAAAGTGCCAAAGCACAAGTTGAAGTGGCCTCTCAAGTTGCGTTGCAAATTCGGCAGCAGGAAACCAATGTCGAAGCGCGTCAGCAACAGGTTGAACAGGCTAAAGCGCAACTCAACACGGCAGAGTTAAACCTTTCATACACCCAGGTTCGCGCACCTTACGACGGATTCGTGACGAAACGTAATGTTCAGGTCGGTACGCTGGTACAGGCTGGCAGCTCGCTTTTCTCGCTGGTGTCAGCCGACATCTGGATTACTGCCAACTTTAAAGAGTCGCAACTTGAGCGCATGAACCCAGGCGATAAAGTGGCGATCACTGTCGATGCCTGGCCAGACATGAAGCTGGAAGGGCATGTCGACAGTATTCAAATGGGCTCCGGCTCGCGCTTCTCGACCTTCCCGTCGGAAAATGCCACCGGCAACTACGTAAAAATTGTTCAACGCGTACCGGTGAAAATCGTTATTGACCACGGTTTAGATCCCAACCATCCGCTGCCGCTGGGTCTGTCGGTTGAACCGAAGGTGACGGTGGAATGA